In Puniceicoccus vermicola, one DNA window encodes the following:
- a CDS encoding DUF3857 domain-containing protein produces the protein MYSAHASADDIILGWPPEVRERIEPLLLPFDLSTVDLTKYDPAISDNVILLNDSVVYVAEDGTIYEVFQRVYSALTDGNLRYLGEDTYRFRPDTQKIYVVTAETIQKDGRQLPVQEEGMIHQTPQRDADRGIYSGREELLLIFPGLEQGAIVRSIIIRESREGRIPGEFSDYWIWTSSWQTDRKRVLLDVPQSLAQRLEFYTLGAPVPPREDLDGEDGRKRFVWEASPLTNRNWEARDAPLIQTGPLNYVTTLESWDAFAAWYGELLEERSELPESLLAESREWVSDAESPQEVLEVLFEKVARDVRYTSIDFGYAGFQPQSAESVWNNKFGDCKDKSNLLRLLLKANGIDAYLTLINTDHAGRVDRRAPDYRYFDHAIVTAILPDGTRIFCDPTLSYGWPGLITLGNSDRPALMIEPETSSGIWVQTPQVDPEILNYEFDLDLDDAGMLSGWFSLSAENSYSAYFRKRFEGEDHEYVRREVRKYVRYFFPQADVIDFEIESSDDVHEPFKMRAYLVTSLVQAGEQGEVNLGWPDIDWLLPDMGSDNSVTRSAFLDADHVDVTFRVDLPDRYWPVSIPGSFSVSAPPFSSRGEWSFDAEAASVSGEVSFATSDPLVNPGQFTSFFNAVDATDAWIDQQIRLGEGADRPMVMRQSPDDGRTLEMEMMPTGRGQIDLVDQLYPEGPDNEIRKRALELAGQWFPKDPQVQFEVGIRLAWILVNEDKPAEALESARKLIRDGEGWLDSLSLGWVYYLEGVALLDLGENAEALGVFQSLADDSRFSDYRRAWANYQVGQLLEDQNPTEALERYWAAFELLEREREYYLRAMSELAMEGDLGNEFSGYLQRVVDENPDFVENMIGALQAQSVEWMERGQGSLRSVRLLGALEQVQYGDDVLASRSEFDSIREFQDLTATYQGIQSDLHDYLRENRPEFWDEESFEEDARTQEELTEDMDEAEEEWRKNDAARLALTKVLKNPGDASFPQAYWKALLYLDWREMGDELPEDDTLDYVLNLGERFPEESDEFVELRFLRAKFHNRRNEVDEEYAVFLGLMGADLGANWQDSLTGRAGLNREQAGEFDEALEIYLSVEDLLAEDLDMAVQLVRAVYIYLENGDLNEAEALIARIYPIIADVEETNPAIDQLRRWNDHREAGTLRDLWSRQKVWWPEWEALALAWEGEAIPESGHVVPIIEDLSVLGGELGTALQAHDREEIFRIYQTLINSARWDSYFVPEVQATIRLGDDEFPDAVEEANDLVVAMFESLPIANDSVWRNSLYFTILSLDEAGDQKTAMELVEEYFEVDPPEDSIYRTIERLGALFATRLNLELDEWIARLKGQLDTVERENYVYTVNVLARVLRADGQFDEEEELLADYISQFPYDSSAIANTLKVRLQEIEEFQRSVAVFEATYSDWLEQDAPDWLSWMPGMDLASYSPDRVAFMLEDGSYPGESIFEQTYFLAIAAKDPRLDLEEREWAFSALIQMIPQTTATVEEAHVYLQSIYEKEAFSEEIRALGFWVDFVSLAFSQNLDLVNELKTTRFYTEPTAVYGRDVKEDLLQICELNLTSEEEVLGFLDEIIVEARFHQVIPGLLMVSFDALLQQGNFEVAEEYMAKVAASSLGRNRDLQYRNIRLGIIRSIEAARELEPMDRILGEAFGEVIEAFPEEAALPEESYLGQDVAEYWAGPDLKAFIKYHWVNRFYDRESLLLWSSLFRYSSRDLDLSAKVWERLPEMAPALLKNVDDDESAFFAAFLLTLASDLDNPEQRDFILAQFMAIRELGSFPSCEEFMNSVELDVRLRTGEAFDIEAIADANKKVASFNVYEGDVIEYYLSRDEVAPLERYLKTVSVETAFSEAVVSKYIRALRRCGLEGEYRFAAEEAVEILQREMALSLINQEPSHFRFVFNLAAVMPDDFVLDPEWIRAMRERVRPPEKLYFETRASFYEEDWEKTVVNAGQLVEELPKYYDNYYYLGMANFQLGNYSQASEAFAVFCKFTKDSPYWPEATRFLQLIEEKK, from the coding sequence GTGTATTCCGCCCATGCCTCTGCCGACGACATCATACTTGGGTGGCCGCCTGAGGTGCGCGAGCGGATCGAGCCTCTGCTACTTCCATTCGATCTGTCCACCGTGGATCTGACGAAGTATGACCCCGCCATCTCGGATAATGTGATCTTGCTCAATGATTCCGTCGTCTACGTAGCTGAGGACGGGACGATTTATGAAGTTTTTCAACGGGTCTACTCTGCATTAACGGACGGAAACCTGCGCTATCTAGGGGAGGATACGTATCGGTTTCGTCCCGATACACAGAAGATCTACGTCGTTACTGCCGAAACCATTCAGAAAGACGGGCGGCAACTGCCTGTGCAGGAGGAGGGGATGATCCATCAGACGCCGCAGCGTGACGCCGACCGGGGGATTTACAGTGGTAGGGAAGAACTGCTGCTCATCTTTCCCGGTTTGGAACAAGGGGCGATCGTGCGTTCGATCATCATTCGGGAAAGCCGGGAGGGGCGTATCCCCGGTGAGTTTTCGGATTATTGGATCTGGACGAGTTCTTGGCAGACGGATCGGAAGAGGGTTCTGCTGGACGTTCCCCAGTCTTTGGCTCAGCGGTTGGAGTTCTATACGTTGGGAGCCCCGGTTCCGCCCCGAGAGGACCTGGACGGGGAGGATGGGCGCAAGCGTTTTGTCTGGGAGGCTTCTCCGCTGACAAACCGGAATTGGGAGGCCCGCGATGCGCCTCTGATTCAGACGGGCCCTTTGAACTATGTCACCACTCTGGAGAGTTGGGATGCGTTCGCGGCTTGGTATGGTGAACTGCTTGAGGAACGTTCTGAGCTGCCGGAAAGCTTGTTGGCGGAGTCCCGCGAATGGGTCTCTGATGCGGAGAGCCCTCAGGAGGTGCTGGAGGTGCTTTTCGAGAAAGTGGCGAGAGACGTTCGGTATACGAGTATCGATTTTGGCTATGCAGGGTTTCAGCCGCAATCGGCGGAAAGCGTTTGGAACAACAAGTTTGGAGATTGTAAGGATAAATCGAATCTTCTCCGCCTCCTTTTGAAGGCCAATGGAATCGACGCCTACCTGACTCTGATCAATACCGATCATGCGGGGCGAGTCGATCGACGGGCGCCGGATTATCGCTACTTTGACCACGCGATTGTTACGGCGATCCTTCCCGATGGCACCCGGATCTTTTGCGATCCGACCTTGTCCTATGGTTGGCCGGGCTTGATTACTCTGGGCAACTCAGACCGTCCGGCTTTGATGATCGAGCCGGAGACCTCTTCCGGAATATGGGTCCAGACTCCGCAGGTGGATCCGGAGATCCTGAACTATGAATTTGACCTGGATTTAGACGACGCGGGTATGCTCTCCGGATGGTTTTCGTTGTCCGCGGAAAACAGTTACTCCGCGTATTTTCGCAAGAGATTCGAGGGCGAGGATCATGAGTATGTCCGTCGGGAGGTTCGCAAGTATGTCCGCTATTTCTTCCCTCAGGCGGACGTGATCGATTTTGAGATCGAATCTTCGGATGACGTTCACGAGCCGTTTAAAATGCGAGCCTATCTCGTAACTTCGCTGGTGCAAGCCGGGGAACAGGGAGAGGTCAATCTGGGCTGGCCGGATATCGACTGGTTGTTGCCGGATATGGGATCGGATAACTCGGTGACGCGGTCGGCGTTTTTGGATGCGGATCATGTTGACGTTACCTTCCGAGTCGACCTGCCGGATCGTTACTGGCCGGTTTCGATTCCAGGTAGTTTCTCCGTGAGCGCGCCCCCTTTCTCGTCGAGGGGTGAATGGTCATTCGATGCGGAAGCCGCCTCCGTTTCGGGTGAAGTCTCATTTGCGACCAGCGATCCCCTCGTGAATCCGGGGCAGTTTACCTCATTCTTTAACGCGGTAGATGCGACGGATGCATGGATTGACCAGCAGATTCGACTTGGCGAAGGGGCGGATCGCCCGATGGTCATGCGCCAAAGTCCGGATGACGGTCGGACTTTGGAAATGGAGATGATGCCGACGGGGCGGGGGCAAATCGATTTGGTGGATCAGCTGTATCCGGAGGGTCCTGACAATGAGATACGGAAGCGAGCGTTGGAGCTTGCGGGGCAATGGTTCCCTAAGGATCCCCAGGTTCAGTTTGAGGTCGGGATCCGGCTTGCATGGATCCTCGTGAACGAGGACAAGCCAGCGGAAGCCTTGGAGAGCGCACGGAAATTGATTCGGGATGGAGAGGGGTGGCTCGACTCGTTAAGTCTCGGATGGGTCTACTATTTGGAAGGGGTAGCCCTGCTGGACTTGGGCGAGAATGCGGAGGCGCTCGGAGTCTTTCAGAGTTTGGCGGACGATTCGCGGTTTAGTGATTATCGACGCGCGTGGGCGAACTATCAAGTAGGCCAGTTGCTGGAGGATCAGAATCCGACAGAGGCGCTGGAACGATACTGGGCTGCATTCGAACTCCTTGAGCGGGAGAGAGAATACTACCTGAGAGCCATGTCCGAGTTGGCGATGGAGGGGGATCTTGGGAATGAATTTTCCGGATACTTGCAGCGGGTCGTCGACGAGAATCCGGATTTTGTAGAAAATATGATCGGCGCTCTCCAAGCTCAGTCCGTCGAGTGGATGGAAAGGGGGCAGGGTTCACTGCGATCCGTGCGCTTGCTGGGTGCCTTGGAGCAGGTCCAGTACGGAGACGATGTTCTGGCGAGTCGGTCGGAATTCGATTCGATTCGGGAATTTCAGGACCTTACGGCCACCTATCAAGGAATACAAAGCGACCTTCATGATTATCTTCGCGAGAATCGTCCGGAGTTTTGGGATGAGGAGAGCTTTGAGGAAGACGCTAGAACGCAAGAGGAGTTGACCGAGGACATGGATGAGGCTGAGGAGGAATGGAGAAAGAATGATGCCGCTCGGTTGGCGTTGACGAAGGTTCTGAAGAACCCCGGTGATGCTTCGTTTCCGCAGGCGTATTGGAAAGCGTTGCTTTATTTGGATTGGAGGGAGATGGGTGATGAGCTGCCGGAAGACGATACCCTGGATTACGTCTTGAACCTCGGAGAGAGATTTCCCGAAGAGTCGGACGAATTTGTCGAGCTGCGTTTCCTTAGGGCGAAATTTCATAACCGTCGAAATGAAGTGGATGAGGAGTATGCGGTTTTTCTTGGTTTGATGGGGGCAGATCTCGGGGCCAATTGGCAGGACAGTTTGACGGGCCGAGCGGGTCTGAATCGAGAACAGGCCGGCGAATTTGATGAGGCCTTGGAGATTTATTTATCCGTGGAAGATCTTTTGGCGGAAGATCTTGATATGGCCGTCCAGTTGGTCCGGGCCGTCTACATCTATTTGGAGAATGGCGACCTCAATGAGGCGGAGGCACTGATAGCACGGATCTATCCGATCATCGCCGACGTGGAGGAAACGAACCCCGCGATCGATCAACTCCGTCGGTGGAATGATCATCGGGAAGCGGGGACTCTCCGCGATCTCTGGAGCCGCCAGAAGGTTTGGTGGCCGGAGTGGGAAGCTCTGGCCTTGGCATGGGAGGGAGAAGCGATTCCCGAGTCCGGTCATGTCGTCCCTATAATCGAAGATCTCAGTGTGCTCGGTGGGGAATTGGGCACCGCTCTTCAGGCTCATGACCGCGAGGAGATTTTCCGAATTTATCAGACGCTAATCAACTCCGCCCGATGGGATAGCTACTTTGTCCCCGAGGTGCAGGCAACGATACGATTGGGCGATGACGAGTTCCCCGATGCGGTGGAGGAAGCGAACGATCTCGTTGTGGCCATGTTCGAGTCACTTCCCATCGCAAACGACTCTGTGTGGAGAAACAGTTTGTATTTTACGATCCTTTCTCTTGACGAAGCAGGGGACCAGAAGACCGCAATGGAATTGGTCGAAGAGTATTTCGAGGTGGATCCACCAGAAGACTCAATTTATCGAACGATCGAACGGTTGGGGGCTCTCTTCGCCACTAGGCTGAACCTCGAGCTCGATGAATGGATCGCTCGGCTTAAGGGGCAGTTGGATACGGTCGAAAGAGAAAATTACGTCTACACGGTTAATGTGTTGGCTAGAGTATTACGGGCAGACGGTCAGTTTGATGAAGAGGAAGAATTGCTCGCCGATTATATCTCGCAGTTTCCTTATGACAGTTCGGCGATAGCCAATACCCTTAAGGTTCGATTGCAGGAGATTGAAGAGTTTCAGCGGTCTGTCGCCGTCTTCGAAGCCACGTATTCCGACTGGCTTGAGCAGGATGCTCCCGATTGGCTGTCGTGGATGCCTGGCATGGATTTGGCGAGTTATAGTCCGGATCGTGTCGCTTTCATGCTAGAAGACGGGTCCTATCCGGGGGAGAGTATCTTCGAGCAAACCTATTTCCTTGCTATTGCTGCGAAAGACCCGCGTCTGGACCTTGAGGAGAGGGAGTGGGCTTTTTCGGCACTGATCCAGATGATCCCACAAACCACAGCGACGGTCGAGGAGGCTCATGTGTATTTGCAGTCGATCTATGAAAAAGAGGCATTCTCTGAGGAGATTCGAGCTCTTGGATTCTGGGTCGATTTTGTGTCGTTGGCCTTCTCGCAGAATCTGGATTTGGTGAACGAGTTGAAGACCACCCGTTTCTACACAGAGCCCACGGCTGTCTACGGCCGGGATGTGAAGGAGGATCTACTGCAGATCTGCGAATTGAATCTTACATCAGAGGAAGAGGTTCTTGGGTTTCTGGACGAGATAATCGTGGAGGCTCGGTTCCATCAGGTGATCCCGGGCCTTTTGATGGTTTCTTTTGATGCACTGCTGCAACAAGGAAACTTCGAGGTTGCGGAGGAGTATATGGCGAAAGTGGCAGCTTCGAGCCTAGGGAGGAACCGGGACCTGCAATATCGCAATATTCGTTTGGGAATCATTCGTTCGATTGAGGCTGCTCGCGAATTGGAACCTATGGATAGGATTTTGGGTGAAGCCTTTGGTGAAGTAATCGAGGCTTTTCCCGAAGAGGCTGCGTTGCCGGAAGAAAGTTATCTGGGGCAGGACGTGGCTGAATACTGGGCGGGTCCGGATCTGAAGGCGTTCATCAAATATCATTGGGTCAATCGGTTTTATGACCGTGAGTCACTTTTGTTGTGGAGTAGTTTATTCCGTTATTCGTCGCGGGATTTGGACCTTTCGGCGAAGGTTTGGGAAAGGCTGCCTGAAATGGCACCTGCACTTCTGAAAAATGTAGATGATGACGAGTCAGCGTTTTTTGCAGCCTTTCTTTTAACTCTTGCTTCGGATTTGGATAATCCTGAGCAGAGGGATTTCATTCTGGCTCAGTTTATGGCGATTCGGGAGCTTGGGTCCTTTCCCTCTTGTGAGGAGTTCATGAATTCGGTCGAGTTGGACGTACGCCTTAGAACGGGTGAAGCGTTTGATATTGAGGCGATTGCCGATGCAAACAAAAAGGTGGCTTCATTTAACGTATACGAAGGTGACGTGATCGAATACTATTTGTCACGCGATGAAGTCGCACCTCTTGAGAGATATTTGAAGACGGTTTCCGTGGAAACCGCCTTCAGCGAAGCGGTCGTTTCGAAATATATTAGAGCGCTGAGGCGTTGCGGACTAGAGGGGGAGTATCGGTTCGCCGCCGAGGAGGCAGTGGAGATCCTTCAGAGAGAAATGGCTCTGAGCCTAATCAATCAGGAGCCGAGTCATTTCCGATTTGTCTTCAATTTGGCGGCTGTGATGCCGGATGACTTTGTTCTCGATCCCGAGTGGATCCGGGCGATGCGGGAACGGGTAAGACCCCCGGAGAAATTGTACTTCGAGACAAGAGCTTCCTTTTATGAAGAGGATTGGGAGAAGACGGTGGTGAATGCTGGGCAACTCGTGGAAGAGCTCCCCAAATATTATGACAATTACTATTATCTCGGGATGGCGAATTTTCAGCTAGGGAATTACTCGCAGGCGAGCGAAGCCTTTGCGGTGTTCTGTAAATTTACGAAGGATTCTCCATACTGGCCCGAGGCGACGCGGTTCCTGCAGCTCATCGAGGAGAAAAAGTAA
- a CDS encoding slipin family protein, which produces MQIIKRIYIPYEYVGLKFRDGRFVELLMPGRKWIFDPFGRTTVDIVWQGNPWIEVSSSQLRQLRDESVISDHADFIDLKDNQRALVWLDGRFYGILGPGLYGYWKTPVKTKVEVVDVESVRFQHPQFDIITKDKDVAVHLNIHEIEDGGVGVLYVDGEFEEILNPGRYAFWKNTRKVRIYAYDLREKILDVTGQEIMTADKVTLRLNAVLSYFLKDVRKVAESSENIGQALYREIQLIIRAEVGGRTLDQLLADKSTVANEALNAIRAKAADYGVEVKGLGIRDVILPGDMKELLNQVIEAEKAAQANNIKRREETAAMRSQLNSAKLIEQNPTLMRLRELESVEKITEKANLQIFVGDGQELSKRIVKLI; this is translated from the coding sequence ATGCAAATCATCAAACGCATCTACATCCCGTACGAGTATGTAGGTTTGAAGTTCCGTGATGGTCGATTCGTCGAGCTGCTCATGCCGGGGCGCAAGTGGATCTTCGATCCCTTCGGACGCACCACTGTCGACATTGTTTGGCAAGGGAATCCGTGGATCGAAGTCTCCAGCTCACAGCTACGGCAGCTTCGCGACGAAAGCGTGATCAGCGACCACGCTGATTTCATCGACCTGAAGGACAACCAACGGGCTCTCGTCTGGCTCGACGGTCGTTTCTACGGAATTCTCGGACCCGGCCTCTACGGATACTGGAAAACTCCGGTAAAGACTAAGGTCGAAGTTGTCGATGTTGAGAGCGTCCGTTTTCAACACCCGCAGTTCGATATCATCACCAAGGACAAGGACGTCGCCGTCCACCTCAACATCCACGAGATTGAAGACGGTGGAGTCGGCGTGCTCTACGTTGACGGTGAATTCGAAGAAATCCTCAACCCGGGGCGCTACGCATTCTGGAAGAACACTCGCAAGGTCCGTATCTACGCATACGACCTGCGCGAAAAGATCCTCGATGTGACCGGACAGGAAATCATGACTGCCGACAAGGTCACCCTGCGCCTCAACGCCGTTCTCAGCTACTTCCTGAAGGACGTCCGAAAGGTCGCAGAGTCCTCGGAAAACATCGGACAAGCGCTCTACCGCGAGATCCAACTGATTATCCGCGCCGAAGTCGGTGGGCGAACCCTCGACCAGCTGCTGGCCGATAAGTCCACCGTGGCCAACGAGGCCCTCAACGCAATTCGCGCCAAGGCCGCCGATTACGGTGTCGAAGTCAAGGGACTGGGGATCCGTGACGTCATCCTACCGGGTGATATGAAGGAACTCCTGAACCAAGTCATCGAGGCCGAAAAGGCCGCCCAGGCGAACAACATCAAGCGTCGCGAAGAAACCGCTGCCATGCGTAGCCAGCTCAACTCGGCCAAGCTGATTGAGCAAAACCCGACCCTGATGCGCCTGAGAGAACTCGAGTCTGTCGAAAAGATCACCGAAAAGGCCAACCTGCAAATCTTCGTTGGAGATGGGCAGGAGCTGAGTAAGCGAATCGTCAAGCTCATCTAA